The Rhizobiaceae bacterium genome contains the following window.
TCCTCTCCGGCCTTTTCCTCGGCGTCGGCATCCAGCTTGTCGATTTCAAGATGGAATGCGGCCGCCTGTTCGAGGGCGATATGATGCGAATCGTCGTGGCCGACGAGATTTCTCCCGACAGTTGCCGCCTGTGGGACGTGAACACGCAGGACAAGCTGGACAAGGATCGGTTCCGCCGCGACATGGGCGGCCTCGTGGAGGCCTACCAGGAGGTCGCGCGCAGGCTGGGCATCATGAACGAAAACGAATCGGCTCGTCCGACCGGCCCCGTCCTCGTGGCCACCAACGAGGAGCCGAAAGGCACCAAGCATTGATTTCGACAGGACTGGACGCGTGATAAAAGCCCGCATTACCGTGACGCTCAAAAACGGCGTGCTCGACCCGCAAGGCAAGGCCATCGAACACGCGCTCGGCGCACTCGGCTTCGACGGCGTTGGTGCCGTTCGGCAGGGCAAGGTGTTCGACCTCGAATTGCAGTCCACCGACAGGGCGAAGGCGGAAGCCGAGATCAAGTCGATGTGCGACAAGCTGCTGGCAAACACCGTGATCGAGAACTACGCCGTGGAGATCGCCTGATGCGCGCCGCGGTCGTGCTGCTGCCGGGGCTCAATCGCGACCGGGACATGATTGCGGCGCTGACCAAGATTTCCGGGACTGCGCCTGTCACTGTCTGGGAGAGCGACCGCACGGTTCCCGACGTCGACCTGATCGTTATTCCCGGCGGTTTTTCCTATGGGGACTATCTGCGCTGTGGCGCCATCGCCGCGCGAATGCCGGTGATGCGCGCCGTTGCGGAAAAGGCGGCAAAGGGCGTCATGGTCATGGGCGTCTGCAACGGATTCCAGATCCTGCTCGAGGCAGGTCTGCTGCCCGGTGCCCTGATGCGCAACCAGTCGCTCAAATTCGTGTGCCGCGAGATCAAGCTGGAAGTGGCCAACGCCAACACCGCCTTCACGCGCAACTACCAGCCCGGTCAGATCATCCGCTGCCCTGTCGCACATCATGACGGCAATTATTTCGCCGACGCCGATACGTTGAAGCGGCTGGAAGGCGAAGGCCAGGTGGTCTTCCGATACGCGGAAGGAACCAACCCCAACGGATCGGTGAACGACATCGCCGGGATCATCAATGAAAACGGCAATGTGCTTGGTCTGATGCCTCATCCCGAAAACCTGATCGAAGCCGCGCATGGCGGAATCGACGGTCGCGCATTGTTTGAAAGCGTGCTCGGAAAGGCCGCCTGATGCAGCCAAGCCGCCTTCCTGTCGCGGCCCTTGCGGCGCTTGCATTGCTCGCGGGTTGCCAGCAGGCACCGAGGTCGACCACGCAAGGCGGCGGAAAAAGCGCGTCGTTGCGCGCGATGGAGCAGGTGGCGACTGCGGCGCATAAATGCTGGTTTGCCAGCAAGGACCCCGCTTTCCGCGCCTATCGCTTCGCGAACGAACTCAACTCCATGAGCGGCCAGCCGCGTTTCCTTCTGGTTCCGGCCAAGAATTATGGCGGCCTGCCCGCGCTCGTCGTGCAGGCGCGCGGCTCTTCGAGCCGAGTCGAGGTGTTCGGCCCGCTGATGAACGAACCGGTCGCGGCACGAATCAACGCTGATGTCGCGCGCTGGTCGGGCGGCGATTCCTCCTGTGGAGCAAGCGCCTGAATGCGCGATATGCCGGGGAAGCCTTGACTTTCCCGATTGCTTGAGTATGTGTCGCGCCAACTTTCCGCATTTGGCCGACCTTGAACGCTGACGCGGACATCAAATCATTTTGCTGACGGGTATCGATCATGGCCAAAGCCGCGAACATAAAGATCAAGCTGCTCTCCACCGCCGACACCGGCTATTTCTATGTGACGAGCAAGAACAGCCGCACCAAGACCGAGAAGTTCTCGTTCAAGAAGTATGACCCGATTGCGCGCAAGCACGTCGAGTTCAAGGAAACCAAGATCAAGTAAGATCGGGTTTCGTCCGTCGGACGATCGTGCTTCGAAGAGTGTTCGCCGCGCCCCGCAACGGGTGCGGTTTTTGCGTTATGTCCCGCGGTCTTTCCAATAATTTTTTTTAGTGTTCGCTAATCAAGAAATTTGAGCTATCCAGCGCTGAGAATTTCAGGTTCCAGCGCGATGGTCGTTCCGAACGTCAACAATGCCGAGGCGCAAGCCTACCAATCCGCGTTGCGGGCCTATAGCCAGCGCGACTATGCGCAGGCTGCAAAATTGCTCCAGCCGCTTGTAGCACGTAGGCCGCGCTTTGCGGAGGCGCATCACCTGCTCGGCCTCTGCTGCTATCTAAGGGGTGAACTCATTGCGGCGGAGCGACATGTCCGGCGTGCGCTCTCAATCACCAAGCATTCCGATTTCTACCAGAACCTCGGCATGATCCTGCAGCAGCTCGGCAACGCCGATGGCGCCGCGGAAGTCTATGAGGCTGCGCTTCGCCTGAATCCGCAATCGCCGAAAGCCTGCAACAACCTTGCCAACATCCAGTTGGGCCGAAACAGGCTGGATGAGGCCGTTGAGCTTTACCGGAAAGCGCTCGCCATGCAGCCGAACTATGCCATCGGCTACAAGAACCTCGGCACCTGCCTGCTGCGATTGAAGCGCTACGACGAGGCGGAGGCAGCACTGAGGCGTGCTATCGAACTCGACCCATCCTTTACCGAGTGCAGGCAGAAGCTTGCCAACCTGCTTGTCCACACGGAACGTTTCGATGACGCATTCGAGGTCTACCGATCTGTGCAGGACTGGCGGCATCTGCAATTCGCCAAGCGCAACATTGGCGACTGGAGCGGGCTTGAAAGCATAGACGAGGGTTTCCTCGCCCAGTTGAACGGCGATAACCCGCCAGCATGCCCGCCATGGGAACCGATGCAGATGCCAGGCGTCAGTGCGGAGCTTCTGCGCCGGACGGCTTTCAACTTTGCCGTAAAGGAAATCCCGGAACTGCTGGCCCCGCCAATCTTTACAGGCAGCCGCAAGCCGGATGCAGGCGAGCGGCTGAGAATTGGCTATCTGTCCTCGGATTTCTTCAACCACGCAACCATGCACCTGTTCGCTGGCGTCCTCGAAAACCATGATCGCGAGGCTCTCGACATCAGGATTTATTCTTATTCGCCGCGACGCGAGGACGGCTTCACCCAACGGCTGGAGAATACGGCCTTGCCCGTCACCGATCTTCTCGATCTCTCGAATCAAGTTGCGGCGAGCCGGATCAATGATGACCGGATCGACATTCTGGTCGACCTGAAAGGCTATACCTCCGGCGCGCGGCTCGGTATCACGGCGCTGCGCCCTGCCCCGGTCATCGTCAACTGGCTCGGTTATCCGGGCACGCTCGGCCACCCAAGGCTTGCGGACTACATCATCGGCGACCCTACCGTTACACCTCCCGAACACGCTGAATTCTACAGCGAACGGCTGGCGTTGATGCCGCATTGCTACCAGCCGAACGACAGGCGGCGGCCATTGCCAAGCGCACCCTCGCGATCCGCCGTCGGGCTGCCCGAGGACGCCCTTGTGTTTTGCAGCTTCAACCAATTCGTGAAGCTCAACCCGCCGACCTTCGATATATGGAGCCGCTTACTTCTTTCCGTTCCAAACGGCGTTCTCTGGCTGTTGAAGCCGAAGCAGTCCGTCGCGCCAGACAACCTCATTCGCGAAATGAACGCGCTTGGCGTGAATTCTGACCGGATCGTGTTTGCGCCGTTCTCGCCCCAGACAAAGCATCTGGCGCGCCTCGGCCTTGCCGACATCGCGCTGGACACCTTTCCCTGCAACTCGCACACGACCGCAAGCGATGCGCTATGGGCCGGCGTGCCGCTCGTCACCTTCAAGGGAGAGACATTCGCCGGCAGGGTCGCGGCGAGCTTGCTTGCCGCGCATGGCTTTCCGGAATTGATCGCCGAGAACGAAACCGATTATTTCGAAATCGCTCACAGGCTTGCGACGAATTCCGACCAACGTGCCGCCCTGCGCGCCCGTATCAGCGACGCGCGTCTCATGTCACCGCTGTTCGACACGGCAAGGTTCACGTCCGACCTTGAGCGGCTCTATCGCGCAATCGCTGAAAACCACAGCAAGCCCGAGGCGGAACGCAAGCCTGTCGTCACGATTGGCTGAGAGTGGGTGCCGACCGGAACTGACAGCGGAACGAGGAGGCCACTATACGTCAGCGCCGGTCGGCGAACCCCATTTGTCAGGAGATGCGGCGGACCTGAGCCATGGGGTACAAGCCATGAAGTTAACTCACACTTGGCTTGTAAAAATTATCGTCGGTTAATTCCTATTAGAAATCAACGATTTCTTAACCAAACTGGCGAGGCATTTGACGTTAACGTAAACAAGTAAAGTTACTTGCCGTCATGCCGCAGTCGCGACCACGCGATTTCGTCCGGTGTTTTTGGCCTGATAGAGAGCGCTGTCCGCACGCCGCATGAGCGCCGAAACGCTGTCCGCTCCATATCCGATGGAAGCCACTCCAATGCTGACCGTGACATGCACGGCCTTGCCGGATATGAGAAACTCTTCCTTCTCGATGTCGTGACGCACACGTTCGGCCACGCGCTCCGCGAGCGAAGGTTCCGTGTCAGGCATGATGACCACGAATTCCTCGCCGCCGAACCTGCAAACGAGGTCTATGCCGCGCACATTCGCGCGAATGCGCCGAGCAAATTCCTTGAGCACCTGGTCGCCTCCGTCGTGCCCATAGGTGTCGTTGATGTCCTTGAACCTGTCGAGGTCGGTTATCATGATGGACAGCGGCCTGCGGCGCGTCACCGCGCGCTCGAACAGTGTTTCCATGTGGCTGTCGAGATATCTGCGGTTGTGAAGCCCGGTGAGGCCGTCGATGACTGCCATCTCGATCGTTTCGGCCACGCTTAGCCGAAGCTGGTCATTGTACATCTTGCGCCGCACCTGTGTGCGGATGCGCGCCGTAAGTTCCTGCCGGTCTACCGGGCGCGTCACATAGTCGTGTACGCCAAGCTCGAACGCGCGCATGACGCGCGCTTCCTCGCCCTCATCCGCGATGAGAATAACCGGGACATAGCGCGTGCGGTCGAACGATTGGAGCTGTGAGCAGAGCCGCAACGGATCGAACTGCGAAGCTCGCGTCGATACGAGGATGCAGTCGGGCGCCCGGTCAACGGCGAGAAACACGCCCTCATTGGCGCCGTTGGCGATGTCGACCTCGCAGAACCGGCTCAATATCTCCGCCGTGCGCTGCGCCGAATCCGCATTTTCGTCGATCAGCAACACATTTGGCGAATTGGTCAGTTCAGGCAGCCTGCGGCCCAGCATTTCCTGGATGCCGATGCTTCGCGTCGTCGAGGCGCGCAGGCGCAGTTCGTCGGTGAGCGATTTCAGCCGCACGAGACTCCGCACGCGCGAAAGGAGTTGCAGGTCCTTCACGGGCTTCGTCAGGAAATCATCTGCGCCGGCTTCGAGGCCCGCAACGCGGTCCGATGCCCGGTCGAGCGCGGTCACCATGATGATCGGGATATGAGACGTGCCCGGATCGCCCTTGAGGCGGCGGCAGACTTCAAAGCCGTCCATGCCGGGCATCATCACGTCCAGCAGCACGATGTCGATGGCATCCCGGTCGCAGATTTCCAGCGCTTCGAAGCCATCCGCTGCCGTCACGACATCGAAATATTCCGCGGTCAGGCGCGCTTCGAGCAGCTTCACATTCGCGGGAACGTCGTCAACGACAAGAATGCGTGCTGTCATCAGGCATCGCCAAGATAGGATTTGATTGTTTCGATGAAGCGCGGAACCGAGATGGGTTTGGAGATATAGGCCTCGCAACCTCCCTGCCTGATACGCTCCTCATCGCCCTTCATGGCGAAAGCCGTGACCGCGATGATGGGTATATGCAGCAGGTTTTCGTCTTCCTTAAGCCAGCGGATGACATCCAGCCCGGAGACCTCTGGAAGCTGGATATCCATGAGGATCAGGTCTGGACTGTGCCGCCGTGCCAGATCGAGCGCGTCCAACCCGTTGCGGGTCCGCACCGTCTCATAGCCGCTCGCTTCGATCAGGTCGCGGAAGAGCTTCATATTCAGCTCATTATCCTCGACGATCATCACCTTCTTTGGCATTGCAGTTTCGCCCATTGCCTTTTGCGGGAATCCTTCAAAGCATAAATGTCCGATCCCGCGGCACAACCCGCCCCGACGCTAACTTGAGAACATTGACGAATAGGTAATTACCCCGTGAAAACTGGTGATATACGCAATGAAGTGTAACTTCCGATTCAGGATTCCAGATGTCCGCGACGCGTGAAAGCACCGAAGCCGCCGAGCAACTCGCAATCGAGGCGCTGGCCTACATTGCGGGAGACCCCACGCTGATGAGCCGGTTCCTCGCGCTGACGGGCATAGAGGCGGCATCGATAAGGCAGGCCGCCGCGCAGCCCGGATTTCTGGCCGGCGTGCTGCATTTCATTGCGGCACACGAACCGACCCTGCTCGCGTTCGCGGATGCACGGTCGATCCCGCCCGGCGACGTGCTCAAGGCGATGCGCGCTCTGCCGCTTGGCGAGGACGCGCACGAACGCTCCACCTGACATCCGCCTGTTGTTGGTTGGCTTGCGCTGGAATATTGTCTGCCCGACGCGAGCAAGGTCGATATGCCTGCCACCACCGCCGATCCGGAAAGCGGCTTTTGCCGGGATTGCCTGAAGCGGCAACAGCGGCACGCAATGCGTTGTTTTCATTGCGGTAGTCCACGCATCCTGCGGCACCCGGAACTCTATTCCCTGCGCATCGCGCATATCGATTGCGACGCATTCTACGCCGCCGTCGAAAAACGCGACCGGCCCGAACTCAAGGACAAGCCGGTCATTGTCGGCGGCGGCAAACGCGGTGTGGTTTCGACCGCATGCTACATCGCGCGCATCCGGGGTGTGCGCTCCGCGATGCCGATGTTCAAGGCGCTTGAAGCCTGTCCGGATGCCATCGTGCTCAAGCCGGACATGGAAAAATATGTGCGGGTGGGGCGTGAAATCCGCTCTATGATGCAAGCCCTGACGCCGTTGGTCGAGCCGATATCCATCGATGAGGCGTTCCTCGATCTTTCGGGAACGGAGAAATTGCATGGAGAGCCGCCCGCCCTCGTGCTCGCCCGGTTCGCGCTCGCGGTCGAACGTGAAGTAGGCGTCTCGGTGTCCGCCGGCCTTTCCTACTGCAAGTTTCTCGCCAAGGTGGCTTCGGACTTCCACAAGCCGCGCGGCTTCTCGGTCATCGGCGAAAGCGAGGCGGTGGAATTCCTCAAGGAACAGCCCGTTTCGCTGATATGGGGCGTCGGCAAGGTCTTTGCCGCCACGCTGGAGCAGGACGGCATCAAAACAATCGGCCAGATCCAGAACATGGAGCTGAACGATCTGCTGCGTCGGTATGGAACGATGGGCAGCAGGCTTTACCACCTCGCGCGGGGAGTGGATGAGCGCTCGGTCCACCCAGAGCACGCCGCCAAGAACGTGTCGGCTGAAACCACATTCAATTCCGACCTGTCGTCGCGGGCCGAGCTTGCGCCGATCCTGCGCGCGCTTTCAGAAAAAGTCTCCGCGCGATTGAAGAAATCCGGAATTGCGGGGCGCACCGTGGTGCTCAAGCTCAAGACATCCGATTTCAGGATACGCACCCGCAATCGGCAACTGACGGCCCCTACGCAGCTCGCCGACCGGATATTCGAAACCGCCATGCCGCTTCTGGAAAAGGAGCTGGACGGCACCCGCTTCCGGCTGCTGGGTGTCGGCGTCCACGACCTTGAAGCGCCGGACAAGGCCGACCCGCCGGACCTGATCGACACGCGCGCGACGCGACGTGCGAAGGCGGAGCAGGCAATCGACACGCTGTGCGAGAAATTCGGCAAGAAGGCAGTGGAGACAGGCTATACGTTTGGCCGCTCGGCGCGCTTCGAGCCGCAGCAGCCGTCCGACCGCGAGGACGATTTTTGAACTAGTTCGTCTTGGCCTGTTCCGGCGGCGGAATATCGGACTTTTGCTTGCAGGCTTTCAGCCATACATCGTAGACCGCATGCTCCACGGCGCTGATGCCCGGGCTTTCTGCAAACATCCAGCCGGTGAATATGCGCCGGATCTTGCGGTCCAGCGTGATTTCATCCACCTCCACGAAGGAATCGGTCTTTGGTTCCTCGGCATCGGGCCGAGAGTAGCAGACCTTCGGCGTGACCTGCAGCGCGCCGAACTGGACCGTTTCGTTGATATAGACATCGAAACTGGTGATGCGCCCGGTGATCTTGTCCAGCCCTGCAAATTCGGCCACGGGATTGGTCACCCGTTCGACCTTCTTTTCCTTTTCCGGAACGATCTCCTCGACCGACTCGCCCGTCTGGGGCTGCGGCGGCGGCAATTGCTGGCCGGGTTGATCCGGCGGCGGTAATGGCTGCGCCTGTTGGGGCTGCGCCTGCGGGTCGGGGTTCAGCCAATCGGGCTCGGCCTGGGCCGGCGCTGTTTCCTCACCCGGCAACGGCAATTCGAGCGGGGGCCGCGGCGGGTCGAGCTCCTGCGATTCGACGGGCGGAAACGTGTCGATGGGAGGAAGCTCGTCCACGGCATCCTGCGCATGCGCCAGCGAAGCCGCAAAGCAGGCCGCGCCGATAAAGGCTGCGGCGCGGATCAGGGCGCGATTGCGTCTAGTTGAAATCATGCGGTCGCGCTCGTCCCAAGCGTCTGTTCGAACCATGCGTAGCCGGAAATTGTGGCGGAAAACGCATGGCGCGCAAATGCGTCACCCGCCCGGCGTCCAGGCATCATAATCGCCGGTGACCTGCGGACGGTGGCCCGTACCGAGTATCGATCCCTTCGGATGATAGGCTTGCGCCGTGCCGGTCAGGTTCGGCTCGTGCGGCTTTTGCCAATCACGCGGCTTGTAGTTCTCGGCAACCGGCGGCGTGTCCACCCGATGATGCATCCAGCCATGCCAACCGGGTGGAATGCGCGAAGCTTCAGACGTGCCGTTATAGATGACCCAGCGGCGCGTGCGCCCTTCGGAGTCCTTGCCGCCTTCGTAATAGACATTGCCCTGTTCGTCTTCGCCAACCCTGGTGCCAAAGCGCCAGGTGTGGAAGCGGGTGTTCAGGGTCTGCCCGTTCCACCACGTAAAGAACTGGGTGAAGAAGGTTTTCATCGCTTTCCTCGGCTCTCAACCGGCCTTTCGCCTTATGGCTTTGCCAAGCCCATCTTGCAAGCGGTTAGAGTGTGCCCATGACCTGCAAAAAGCCATCTTTGGCATGAAACCGCACAGCATGCTTCAATATAACCGCTTCCTTCTGAAATGCTTCAACCTGTTCGCTGTGGTCGCCTTTGTCGCACTGGCGGGCTGCGTGGCCGGTCCGGCCGGGAAAGGCTATGACGGCGCGACCTCGCTACCCGAAATCCGGGCGGAAAACGGATTGCTGCCGTTGACCAGTGACGCAGAACTCACCAGCGCGGCGGCGATGCAGGCCGCAAGCATGGCGCGGGCGGGGTCGATGAACCACACGACAGCGAACGGAGGTTCCTTCGCAGCGCGCATGAAGAAGGTCGACACACGCGGAGGTGCCGCGGAAAACATCGCCTATGGCGCGTTCGGAACCGATGAACTGTTCGTGCGATGGATGAACTCACCGCCGCACCGGCGCAACATTCTGAACCCCGCTTTCACGCGCTACGGGCTCGCATCCGCGCCTGCGGGCGATGGCAAGCGGCGCTACTGGGCGCTTGTGCTGGCGCGATAGCCCCGAGCCTATTCCAGTCCGAGCTTGGCCTTCACCAGATCGTTGACGGCCTGCGGGTTTGCCTTGCCTCCGGTTGCCTTCATCACCTGACCGACGAACCAGCCGGCAAGCGTCGGCTTGGCGCGCGCCTGTTCCACCTTGTCGGGGTTCGCGGCGATCACTTCGTCCACGGCTTTTTCAATCGCCCCGGTGTCGGTGACCTGCTTCATTCCGCGTGATTCGACCAGTTCCCTCGGATCGCCGCCCTCGTTCCAGACGATCTCGAACAAGTCCTTGGCGATCTTGCCCGAAATGGTGCCTTCCTTGATAAGGTCGACGATAGCGCCGAGCTGGTCAGGAGAAACGGGTGAATTTTCAATGGATTCTCCGGCCTTGTTCAAGCCGCCCATCAAATCGTTGATGACCCAGTTGGCCGCCAGCTTGCCGTCCCGCCCGACGGCGACCTTCTCGAAATAGTCGGCAATCGCCTTTTCCGACACGAGGACCGACGCATCATAGGCGGACAGGCCGAGATTGCTGACCAATCGCGCTTTTTTGTCGTCCGGCAGTTCGGGCAAATCCTTCGCCAGCGCATCCACATAGGCCTGATCGAACTCCAGCGGCAACAGGTCCGGGTCCGGGAAGTAGCGATAATCATGCGCCTCTTCCTTGGTACGCATGGAGCGCGTCTCGCCCTTGTTCGGATCAAACAGACGCGTTTCCTGATCGATCGCGCCGCCGTCCTCCAGAATGCCGATCTGCCTGCGGGCCTCGTATTCGATGGCCTGCCCGACAAACCGAATGGAGTTGACGTTCTTGATCTCACAGCGGGTGCCGAATTCCCCGCCGGGCTTGCGAACCGAAACGTTCACGTCGGCGCGCATCGAACCTTCGTCCATATTACCGTCGCAGGTCCCGAGGTAGCGGACGATGGTGCGCAGCTTGGTGAGATAGGCCTTGGCCTCGTCCGACGAGCGCATGTCCGGCTTCGACACGATTTCCATCAGGGCCACGCCCGACCTGTTCAAATCGACAAAGGACATTGTGGGGTGCTGGTCGTGCATCGACTTGCCCGCATCCTGTTCCAGATGCAGCCTTTCGATGCCGACTTCGATGTCCTCGAAATTGCCTTTCGAATCCGGGCCGACCGAAACGGTGACCGTGCCTTCCCCGACGATCGGCTGCTTGTACTGGGAAATCTGGTAGCCCTGCGGGAGATCGGGATAGAAGTAGTTCTTGCGGTCGAAAACTGATTTCAGGTTTATCTGCGCGCGCAGGCCGAGTCCCGTGCGGATGGCCTGACGGACGCATTCTTCGTTGATGACAGGCAGCATGCCCGGCATTGCGGCGTCGACGAGGCTGACATTGTTGTTCGGCGCCGCGCCGAACGAGGTCGACGCGCCCGAGAACAGCTTCGAGTTGGACGTGACCTGCGCATGCACCTCCAGGCCGATGATGACTTCCCAGTCGCCCGTGGCGCCGGGAATCAACCGCTTCGGGTCGGGCGTGCGTGTGTCGACGATGCTCATGTCAGTCCAGTTCGCGAATATCTTTCGGGAGGCAATTCCCGGAATTCGCTAGAGCAATCGTGCGCCGCTTGCAACCTATGCCGTTGCTATGTAGTTGCGGATTTCCTCCGCCTCGCGCTCGACATCCTCGATGCGGCGCTTCACCACGTCGCCAATGGACACGATGCCGTCGAGCAGTCCATTCTTCTCGACGGGCAGATGGCGGAAACGTCCGCGCGTCATGATTTCCATGACTTCATTGATGGTGTGGCTCTCATTGCAGATGTTGACCTTCGGGGTCATGGCATCGCGGATTGGATGGTCCATTGCCTCGACGCCGAATCGTGCAAGCGACCTGACGATGTCACGCTCGGAGAGAATGCCGACGATCTTCCTGTCGCCATTGGTAATGACCAGAGCGCCCACACGATTTTCCGCAAGCACGCGCACTGCCTCGGAGAGCTTGGCATTGGGACCAAGCGTCAGGA
Protein-coding sequences here:
- the purS gene encoding phosphoribosylformylglycinamidine synthase subunit PurS, translated to MIKARITVTLKNGVLDPQGKAIEHALGALGFDGVGAVRQGKVFDLELQSTDRAKAEAEIKSMCDKLLANTVIENYAVEIA
- the purQ gene encoding phosphoribosylformylglycinamidine synthase subunit PurQ, yielding MRAAVVLLPGLNRDRDMIAALTKISGTAPVTVWESDRTVPDVDLIVIPGGFSYGDYLRCGAIAARMPVMRAVAEKAAKGVMVMGVCNGFQILLEAGLLPGALMRNQSLKFVCREIKLEVANANTAFTRNYQPGQIIRCPVAHHDGNYFADADTLKRLEGEGQVVFRYAEGTNPNGSVNDIAGIINENGNVLGLMPHPENLIEAAHGGIDGRALFESVLGKAA
- the rpmG gene encoding 50S ribosomal protein L33 translates to MAKAANIKIKLLSTADTGYFYVTSKNSRTKTEKFSFKKYDPIARKHVEFKETKIK
- a CDS encoding tetratricopeptide repeat protein — translated: MVVPNVNNAEAQAYQSALRAYSQRDYAQAAKLLQPLVARRPRFAEAHHLLGLCCYLRGELIAAERHVRRALSITKHSDFYQNLGMILQQLGNADGAAEVYEAALRLNPQSPKACNNLANIQLGRNRLDEAVELYRKALAMQPNYAIGYKNLGTCLLRLKRYDEAEAALRRAIELDPSFTECRQKLANLLVHTERFDDAFEVYRSVQDWRHLQFAKRNIGDWSGLESIDEGFLAQLNGDNPPACPPWEPMQMPGVSAELLRRTAFNFAVKEIPELLAPPIFTGSRKPDAGERLRIGYLSSDFFNHATMHLFAGVLENHDREALDIRIYSYSPRREDGFTQRLENTALPVTDLLDLSNQVAASRINDDRIDILVDLKGYTSGARLGITALRPAPVIVNWLGYPGTLGHPRLADYIIGDPTVTPPEHAEFYSERLALMPHCYQPNDRRRPLPSAPSRSAVGLPEDALVFCSFNQFVKLNPPTFDIWSRLLLSVPNGVLWLLKPKQSVAPDNLIREMNALGVNSDRIVFAPFSPQTKHLARLGLADIALDTFPCNSHTTASDALWAGVPLVTFKGETFAGRVAASLLAAHGFPELIAENETDYFEIAHRLATNSDQRAALRARISDARLMSPLFDTARFTSDLERLYRAIAENHSKPEAERKPVVTIG
- a CDS encoding PleD family two-component system response regulator, translated to MTARILVVDDVPANVKLLEARLTAEYFDVVTAADGFEALEICDRDAIDIVLLDVMMPGMDGFEVCRRLKGDPGTSHIPIIMVTALDRASDRVAGLEAGADDFLTKPVKDLQLLSRVRSLVRLKSLTDELRLRASTTRSIGIQEMLGRRLPELTNSPNVLLIDENADSAQRTAEILSRFCEVDIANGANEGVFLAVDRAPDCILVSTRASQFDPLRLCSQLQSFDRTRYVPVILIADEGEEARVMRAFELGVHDYVTRPVDRQELTARIRTQVRRKMYNDQLRLSVAETIEMAVIDGLTGLHNRRYLDSHMETLFERAVTRRRPLSIMITDLDRFKDINDTYGHDGGDQVLKEFARRIRANVRGIDLVCRFGGEEFVVIMPDTEPSLAERVAERVRHDIEKEEFLISGKAVHVTVSIGVASIGYGADSVSALMRRADSALYQAKNTGRNRVVATAA
- a CDS encoding response regulator yields the protein MPKKVMIVEDNELNMKLFRDLIEASGYETVRTRNGLDALDLARRHSPDLILMDIQLPEVSGLDVIRWLKEDENLLHIPIIAVTAFAMKGDEERIRQGGCEAYISKPISVPRFIETIKSYLGDA
- a CDS encoding DUF3572 domain-containing protein; this encodes MSATRESTEAAEQLAIEALAYIAGDPTLMSRFLALTGIEAASIRQAAAQPGFLAGVLHFIAAHEPTLLAFADARSIPPGDVLKAMRALPLGEDAHERST
- a CDS encoding DNA polymerase IV; translation: MPATTADPESGFCRDCLKRQQRHAMRCFHCGSPRILRHPELYSLRIAHIDCDAFYAAVEKRDRPELKDKPVIVGGGKRGVVSTACYIARIRGVRSAMPMFKALEACPDAIVLKPDMEKYVRVGREIRSMMQALTPLVEPISIDEAFLDLSGTEKLHGEPPALVLARFALAVEREVGVSVSAGLSYCKFLAKVASDFHKPRGFSVIGESEAVEFLKEQPVSLIWGVGKVFAATLEQDGIKTIGQIQNMELNDLLRRYGTMGSRLYHLARGVDERSVHPEHAAKNVSAETTFNSDLSSRAELAPILRALSEKVSARLKKSGIAGRTVVLKLKTSDFRIRTRNRQLTAPTQLADRIFETAMPLLEKELDGTRFRLLGVGVHDLEAPDKADPPDLIDTRATRRAKAEQAIDTLCEKFGKKAVETGYTFGRSARFEPQQPSDREDDF
- a CDS encoding NADH:ubiquinone oxidoreductase subunit NDUFA12 — translated: MKTFFTQFFTWWNGQTLNTRFHTWRFGTRVGEDEQGNVYYEGGKDSEGRTRRWVIYNGTSEASRIPPGWHGWMHHRVDTPPVAENYKPRDWQKPHEPNLTGTAQAYHPKGSILGTGHRPQVTGDYDAWTPGG
- a CDS encoding CAP domain-containing protein, whose protein sequence is MLQYNRFLLKCFNLFAVVAFVALAGCVAGPAGKGYDGATSLPEIRAENGLLPLTSDAELTSAAAMQAASMARAGSMNHTTANGGSFAARMKKVDTRGGAAENIAYGAFGTDELFVRWMNSPPHRRNILNPAFTRYGLASAPAGDGKRRYWALVLAR
- the gatB gene encoding Asp-tRNA(Asn)/Glu-tRNA(Gln) amidotransferase subunit GatB, encoding MSIVDTRTPDPKRLIPGATGDWEVIIGLEVHAQVTSNSKLFSGASTSFGAAPNNNVSLVDAAMPGMLPVINEECVRQAIRTGLGLRAQINLKSVFDRKNYFYPDLPQGYQISQYKQPIVGEGTVTVSVGPDSKGNFEDIEVGIERLHLEQDAGKSMHDQHPTMSFVDLNRSGVALMEIVSKPDMRSSDEAKAYLTKLRTIVRYLGTCDGNMDEGSMRADVNVSVRKPGGEFGTRCEIKNVNSIRFVGQAIEYEARRQIGILEDGGAIDQETRLFDPNKGETRSMRTKEEAHDYRYFPDPDLLPLEFDQAYVDALAKDLPELPDDKKARLVSNLGLSAYDASVLVSEKAIADYFEKVAVGRDGKLAANWVINDLMGGLNKAGESIENSPVSPDQLGAIVDLIKEGTISGKIAKDLFEIVWNEGGDPRELVESRGMKQVTDTGAIEKAVDEVIAANPDKVEQARAKPTLAGWFVGQVMKATGGKANPQAVNDLVKAKLGLE
- a CDS encoding CBS domain-containing protein; the protein is MTVKSILEEKGHDVLTLGPNAKLSEAVRVLAENRVGALVITNGDRKIVGILSERDIVRSLARFGVEAMDHPIRDAMTPKVNICNESHTINEVMEIMTRGRFRHLPVEKNGLLDGIVSIGDVVKRRIEDVEREAEEIRNYIATA